The following nucleotide sequence is from Solea senegalensis isolate Sse05_10M linkage group LG19, IFAPA_SoseM_1, whole genome shotgun sequence.
GCCCCAGTTTCTCTGCAGGTCGTCCTTCATGGCGGTGGTGACGCACAGGTGGTGAGCAGCCAGAGGACCAAAGAAGTGCTCGTACCTGCAAGGAGACAAGAATAACACAACACTGTCAGGAACGCATCACACACTCAGGGACCATAACGTACAAAACAAACCCAGGTTTATATTTCAATAAAATTATAAACCACCACAGACattgctgcctcgtgtggttgAGTTCAGTCACTGCAGTACTAACCACTTGGCCAGCCGGACCACTGGGTGTCTCCAGCCGTGACTCAGGGCCATGATGGTGTAGCCGTAGTTGTGCCAGTCGATGATGAATCTGCTGCCGCGCAGGACGCACACGAACCAGGCCACGGCGATACTGGGCAGACCAGGAGGATTCTGGGATACAAACATCATCGGTGAGGAACCCCACATTGActttttaatgataatgatcATTACTTACTAATTCATCAGTCAATTGAAATGTCATCAACAATTCtaataataaaatctaaaacaaaTCTCAAGAttgtgttcacgtctttatctcaacTGAAGTTTGTAGTTTAGTAACttagtgatggaagcagcagtggatcaacaactcctgtgtgctgtgatgttaaaatcactgattttctctatgaggtttggtgagGGAGTGAGCGACTGCCACCAATAGCTCAATATTCTGAGCACCGTATATGATCGAGCTTCTGGGAGAAACGTTTACAGCTCGCCACAAAGACTTCAGCCAATCAGGAGTCAGATTTCCGCTGACAGACCCATCTGTCCATCCGTACAAACATGGTGTTCATTACAGTTCTACAGCTTTGAACAAACCTGCAGCAGAACATAAGACTGGAGCTCCATcctcagcagcacagacagaagcTGCAGACACTGGACCGTCACCTTCGTCACATACGTGAGCAGCTTTGGTCCCACTGGTGGAAAGATCCACAGCAACACAGAGACAGCACTTTGTAGAAAAACGTCAGAAACTCCGGCAGGACATGTGcgacacaaacagctgcactcACCTCCAACACTTTTCACCTCTGTTATGGGAACAATCCTGATTCTTTCCTCTCTCAGCACGTCCTGGTGAGGTTTGGAGTCTGACATAAACAAGTTAATTCATAAATGattgtgaacatgtgaacatgtgaacatgtcTTGAGGGATTAGTGTCATTACACAATTGTATTATATTCACcaaacagaaattaaaattgGATTAAACTAATCAGGCAGAACTTTACATTTGTGTAAATCTATCTCATTTAGTTACATAAACATAATTATATAGCATGTGAGTTGCTAAAATATCGAGTTTATAAACATTACCCCAagtctgtttgtttatctgtaGAATTGCTTTTAAATTAATGTCATTTGAGTTTCACAGCCTTTGGTTAAAGCTGTGTTCTATTTAtttcagaggtcagaggtcagaactGGGAGTGTGACCGTGCTCCTGAAAGtaggagaaacaaaaacatggatgcTACATGTCGTATCCTTAGAAATGCTCtctacacacacaacagcataaaaacatgtctacaataaataatattaatctGTGTCACTTTCAGCGTATGGTTACTGTGTTATAAGTTAATTCTAATGTATGTTTAATGAATGTTACTGCTACTGGATGCTTGGATGCTTGAATTTCCTTCGGGATCAAaaaaagtatctatctatctatctatctatctatctgtataactgtaaaatactgtaaaagCGTTTGCTTTTGTAGCCAAACTGAAAGAATGCCGGTCTTtctggtgtgtgaaggccaccgtagttgaCGGACACACTTGGGAAAGACAGTCTGCAGTCCCACCAGTAGATTTAATTGCGTGTTCTGAACATGAAATAAGCGGCGGACACTTTGACTCACCGACAAACCCGACGAAGGTCACATTAAATCCGTGTTTACTGAGGGACAGCGCGTGATACTGCATCCGCGGACTGCGGCCGACGTCCCCGAGCACCAGCACACACACCCGCCGCTCTGTCCCGCAGTCCCGCCGCCGCAAACAGCGCAGCCACAGCGTcaacagcagcggcagcagcgcgGTTACCAGCGTGACACACACGAGTGGCGCAGACACGCCTGAAAACAGCGCAGCAAGCGACGCAATCAGCGCAAGAACAGTCACAAGCGCCGCGCCGCTGACGGGCGAcgccatgtttgtttgtacttCAAAATGACGTGGCTCAGTGGAGTGGGCGGGGCTTCAGATTTAAAGGGACCGCAGACGCATTTTCGTCTCGTGGCATAAAATACATCAAATTTACTCTGTGATGACTTTGTACTTTGtctgaaatatgttttatttgactttgcAAACTACAAGAAAGAACATGGAAATGCACTTTTTCATGTGCGACCCCACTTTACTATTACTTTTAAATTCCATATACACAAATGTAAAGAAAGGAAAATCAGAACAGaatcatatataaatacattgtCTACCTCCTGTAATCAATAATAcgaacattttaaatgaataaccTCTGGTACTAGTTAGTTGTTATTTTCaaacaccacagtcacaaaataataacaaataaatctgcctgaaacacagacactcagTGTCCTCAGTGCTGCCATATTTTGACTCACCCAGTCAAATCTTCATGAGCTGCAGTCTCAATATCTACAGTCtctatctcactgtgagacagacttttccaacaggaaactgaagtttgtaaaccactcactctgccacaccaaagtccatggagaaaatcacaCCTATcatacatttaacataaaatgtattgaactaaattaatattataattttcCTGGAAGtgcaaaacatttttacaaagtaaatgtgtttcaCGTTTTGTATCAAACTCTGACGTCACGTGTATCCGCCCCCATCACCCCCAATGTCAGAGCAAAggcagcctctctctctctctgtctatctgtctgtctctctctttctctctctgtctgtctgtctgtctgtaccgAAGCCCCAGACTGATCTGATCCCGGCGTCAGGAGCACATGATGCGGGCAGCGAGGCTCCGGGCGGCCGCCGCGGTGCTGCTGGCTCTGCTGGCCGCGGTGCGAGTCTCTCGGGCGGAGATGATCGATGAGGTCCTGAGCAGCCTCTCCAGAGGAGCGACCTTCCTGGAGCAGCAGCACGAGCACATCAACCTGGACGGGGTGGTCGGGTTCCTCATGATGCAGGGTAGGTCCAAACAAAACAGTCTGGATCCTCCAGTCCCGGTCCCGAACTGTCATTTCACACGCAAACAACTTCGTTCCTCATGTAGGACAAATGACgtcacccccccctccccattcATGTGTGTGGGGTTTCTCCTGACCATCCATAATTCCAGCTtgaaggtccactgtgtaacaaTTATGTAGATATTAATTATAATtcttaaagtgtgtttgtgtgagtgtataatcactttaaaataataaaaaagaatggtttgtttttgtaatctgAAGAACAGACGTTCGCTGTgtccttcatttgaaaacagactCATACTCATGTTTCATTCACATTACAAAGAGAGAgacgacacaaaaacacattctttctTGTTTCTActgagtggaacagtttggttcagtttttttggtaatggtacagtacggagtgggtggagctagacccaagacagtcagctgattgggagACAGAAAAGTGGCACACCTTGTGACCGGTTGCAGTCTATTCAGAGACGAACAGATACAAACCAAACAGGGAAagaagagctgctggacgtcctccattgttgtcttttGCATTCAATGTCCGGTACGACGTCACGCCAACCCAAACCCCGCCCCACCAAGTAAAGATACCGTTCTCAatcgaaacacaagcctgacccaggacttaaCCATTCCAAgccgtactgtactgtaccacaCTGAGTCGTACCATGATGGATACACAGCATTAGAAATTCACCAggtccagtgtttgtttttttgtggcagCTGAGCTGAAGGAAGCTGTTCGGACATGGCCTCACACAGACCTGGTCAGCTGGGCTCAGAGAACCACCGCCGTCGAGCTGGTCAGACGTCTCGACCAAAGCCTCAACAAGGCCGTTGTCGCCCTGCAGCGAAACGACCCCAAGTACTACAGAGGTGAGTCTGACAGGGGTTTAACTCCTCTCTGCAGAGGTACAGACACCGTTTTGGCCGACTTCAGAATctcctaaaaaaaaagggaatcaATCACAAACCCCCTGGAACGTTGGAGGTGGGGCTTAATGCAACAACGACAGAGAAGCGACTTCTAGCAGCTTctgtatacatccaacatggcagccACTGAAGAGCAAATGTCTTTCAAttttggctgttgcttccatttttaGCGACTTCCTCGACGGAGCTAAAGTCATTGCTGCAAGAAAACTATGACAAGCTTGTTGTTGACACACGTCCATTCCTCTGATTTGTCGTAGGTCTGTCCACATGTGTACAGAGGCTTCTTGATTTACCTCTGTAGACGTCCATAGACAGACATTCAGAACAGAGAACTTACAGTTTTTCATCTTGTCACGTTCAGAGTTTGAGCCCCTGCTTTCGTGGAGTTTCTGGTTGATTCCTCAGCAGTGGAGCTCCACAGATCCCAGCCTGGTCTACTCCTCCACCATGACCACAGAGTGTTATGACGAACAGCTCAGTGACAAATGTCTGACCCTGCTGCTGGGAACCTGGTATGAACACACACTGGTACCACTAataccaccaacaccaccattAACACCATtaacaccatcatcaccatcaacaccatcaccaccattaacaccatcaacaccatcaccaccaacaccatcagccatcaacaccatcaccactaacaccaccaacaccaccattAACACCATCAACACCATCACACCATCACCATTAAAACCAccaacaccatcaccatcaacaCCATCACCACTAACACCACCATCAACACCACCATTGAAACCACCAACACCATTAACACCATCAACACCATCACCACtaacaccaccaacaccaccattaacaccatcaccaccatcaccaccaacaccaccaacaccaccatcaacaccatcaccactaacaccaccatcaccaccaacaccaccattAACACCATCACCACTaacaccaccatcaccaccatcaacaCCACTAACACCACCATTAACACCACCAACACAATTAACACCATcaacaccaccatcatcatcagatgTGGGAGTCATGTGTTTTCTCTCAACAGGAAGATAAACGGGACGCCCTGCATCGTCACCAAACCCTGTCGTGACACCATGACTCGCTTCGGTTGTCCACATTACTCCCTGTCCCACCAGCTGCTCTACTTCATGATTGGAAAAATGGTGAGATGTTTGATGGACTTGTGTTTGTAAGTcattgtgtgaacacatgactcAGCTTTCTgaatgaaactgtgtgtgtgtcctcagagaGGCTGCACCAACCTGCTGAAAGGCGACATGCGAGCGTCCCGGGTCAACATGACCGAGCGCAACTACGAGAAGATCTTCTGCTCCAACATGATGAAGACCAACGAGGACATCATCAGAGACGGTCTGACCCAACAGACGGTCGACATCTTCATTGAAAACAGTGAGTTTAGTTTCCACAGGACGGTTTCAGAGAACATTTAAATCGCCACGGCTTCAAACTAAACACTGGACCAAATGCAAAACAACGTCCTGTCACAGTTGTCCAGACCAGGTCCAGGATATGAGGAGAACCACACCTTTAAACACCTTTACCTggtacagtaaaaacaaacgAGCGTGTCGTAGTTTCAGCAGCGATGATTATCCAGTAATGGCGTCCAGCAACTGTAGCTCCGTGGAGGAAGTTGCTTAAATCAGAGTCGACAACTGGCTGCTCTTTGGTGGCAGCCACGTTGGATGTTCAGAGAAACGCTAGTCAGCGTTTCTCTGTCCTCTTGTTAAGTTCCGCCCCCTAATGTGTTTTGAGACAAACCTTTATTTGAAGTTAAGTTTCACCATAACTGTCGACTGGGAAGCTAACTTGTATAGCGACATTATATCTTTGTGTGAGCATTCTCTGGCTGTTTCCCTACCCTGGTgaagcagcagggggcagtatCAGGATCCGATATATTCAGTCTGAGTCCGGTTCTGTGATACATTTGCTCGATctccgtggatttaaagtgacagtgaactgGTGCcgttcattttcacacagaagcttttcctgccaacatggcggagtaaacaaactgagtcatgtgacgtctggAGCTctatagagggagagagagagagagaaaagagataGGGGGGGTTGCTgcaggtcatgtgatgtgtatGATGGGCGGAGCTCAAGACAAAGAGCAGTGACCTCAAAACTGTTTGTGACTGTTTCTGAAAAGTGCCGAGTAGATACACATTCTTACTTAATCTTTGTGCAAATATTTGTATGAACGTGATTTTTAGTTTCATATTGAGATTTTGCTTtggcgctctctctctcacagtccTGATCTGTGGATTGGTTGGTTTCTCCGACTTCTACAAAGCCGATTGGCTGCAGCACATCCTCAGGCTGCAGGACGACGAGGTCGGCTGCTTCGggagagacagtgagtgatCGTACGCATCTTCTTAAGTCGACGATATCTTCgggacacactcacactgtgagacagacttttccaacaggaaactgaagttggtgtgggagagtgagtggtttacaaacttcagcttcctgttggaaaagtctgtctcacagtgagatcaagacgtttttgctgagtcatttccTTTAAAAATGAAAGCTCTCCAGTTCCTTTTAACCATGTGAGGTTGAGAAGATAGTGGTGAAAAAGTGAGTTACTTTTTGATTGTGAAGTGTGGAGCTTCATGGACGGCTGATGTTTCCTCAGAGAGCATCGTCTCTCAGATCATCGGAGACGAGTtgctggagcagctgcagcCGCACCGGAgagtgaagaggagagagaagataCTTCAAGGTCAGTCTGAGTCTGTGCGAGGTTCTGTGAGTCACACGTCAGATTGAATgagttgtcatttttgtttgtttccctctcGACCCGGTTATAGACGGCTGCTCCAGTCACATGACGGCGGTGGCAGTCGGCGCTCTGGGAGGTTACCTGAACTATTACCTGACAGAACAGGACATTACGAAGAGGCCGctctcctgaacacacacacacacacacacacactgagccttAGGCTCCTCCCCCCGCTGCCACATGAGCTTAGTGCTGTAGAAGGACGTTAAAAAACGTCCACAGATGATGAAacttttaagacattttcttccATGCTGCTCATGGACACCAGGCGGCACCGCCGTTGTCTTCTTAGCGATGACTCATCGCATCGAAATCACGAGTCACGCTTCacgctgcgttccatttacgtCAGAAGTCAGAAATCCCGACTTCGGAGTACAACTGGAACGCAGCCTAACCTCCGACACTGCTAGATGTTAGCCCCGCCCACAAACAGAGCGTTTGTGCGAGTGTGGCAAAACTGGAGCGTCGTTGTTTGAcaccacaaagaaaagaaaaacaatgcttttgtccaaaaataatctttattgtctttaaatGATGTTTCTCTTCACACAACTAAATAAAAACGTCTATTATCATGTGTTTAACGTTTAACAGAATAAACACGACTAATGAAACTGACGTTGTTGtcgtcactgtgtgtgtgtgtgtgtgtgtgtgtgtgtgtgagagttatACTCACTCATCGAACCCAACGAGACTCGACAAACGGGTAAAAAAAGGAGCTGCTGCACGTCCTCCGTCCACCGGTACGACGTCACAGACGTCAAATCTCTGTTCTTCAGTGACGTTACACTCCATGTACGTTCATCGTCATTTATGGTTCATTATGACATGGTTATGGTTTTCTACGCTTTACTTAAGTCAGTgagagtttgtgtttattatccTCCGAGTGCCACCGTGTTTTCAGGGATCGACAAAAGTCACTTGTTCCAGCCGATGACTTCGTAGAAGAGCGCCTTGAGCAGGCGCGCCTCGTAGGTGACCGTGTTCTTGCCGATGTGAACGTGGCTCTCCTCCAGAGGCTGCTCGATCATCGCCGGCACTTCCTTCCCGTAGACTGACGaccaacaaagacacagagacaacgacaactttaaagggctttttttcagggttaaggcTCATGTTAAGGGTAAGGGTTTCTCACTCTggggtaagtgtgtgtgtgtgtgtgtgtgtgtgtgcacagctcACCCTCACAGTGCTCCAGGAACTGAATACACTCCTGTACCACGGCATCCCTCAGCATGACCATGTGTTTGGACATGTTCTCcagcagagagaggaaacaacGCTTGGCGTAGAACCATGTGTCCGTCCCCAGctacacgcacgcgcacgcgcacacacacacacacacacacacacacacacagacagacagattgaatcttaataataacaaactgtGTTAAAGGCTTCAGTCACGCACGTCCGTTTGTTCAGCGGGTGACAGGCGTTGGAAAATGTTCAACTATCAAATCTTGTTTACTTTCAAACGCGCTCATTCTGCGTGTTTTTGTCGGACAGAGTGAACGGACCAAGTTGTCATcgtttctccctttttttttagaactttCCGAAACTAAATCAGCCGCAGACGAGAGAATCGACTTCCTGTTCGCGCTGAAAGAAGAAGCGTCGGCGTGACTCTGTGTCTCGGCGGGCGTCGCATTCTTGAGCTGGAGCTGAACGCGAGCGTGCGGCAGGAACTCTCAGGATGACGGCGTTTGTGGATTCAGCTGCAGTCAAGAGTCTGGTGTTGTGACTGgacaaggtcaaaggtcaacgaCACTCTGTCACCTCAGCGAGCGAGCCCTGCAGGActcgtctttttcttttaaacgtgacattttaaagcacaatgttataaataaaattgttaatacaACATGAACCATAAAGAGATGCAGCTCCCCCTAGTGGCACTTCAAAATGAATTGCGAGCTTAAGATTTTCTCCATTCATCAAGTTATTGTTGAATGCGAGTTATCGCGATGTGCGATAAAATCATTGTATTGTCGAAAGAAAACAACTAAAACCAAACAACGTCGTGTTCGTGTTTTAGGGTTTGTTTCCGTGTCTTTTTGTTAAAATGGCCGACCTTCTTGTTGTATGGCTCCAGGCTCTTGATGACTCGGGAGATTCCGAAGTCGTAGTTTCCTTTAGCGCAGTACAGCgtcctgaaaaaaacaaaacacaacacaatttcaGAATCCAAACGATGACAGGGCTCTCGCGTCCCCACGCAGGTCacttttgaatccgcaaaaccttACGACAACTTTTCGGCTTTGATGTCAAAATGGACCCCAAGATTCCAAaaggccgacttcctgttgagtagAGGTcatggttacggtcgacttttttgttcgtcttagTCGTTAACATCTTTTCGGGAAAaactgttttcaccttagggggcactatagagcccttgagcaacgcaaGGGTCCGGGAGTTACGCAaatatcgcattttcgccagacctgacctccatgcaaagtttcaagaaTGCACGTTAACGCTCTCAAAAATGGCCGCAAAGTCAGGGATAACAATAGGCTCCTCCCACAAATTTGTGCCAGGAGCTGCTTGGgctttttcagatttttctgaaCTCACCCGATGACCAGGTTGACGATGCACAGGTGGAAAACCTTTTTGTCGGGGTCGTCGTAGGAgatctgctcctcctctttttcgATCTTCCTCATCAGCTCTTCCGCCTGTTTCCAACCAGAGCGACGAAGAGCGTGAGCAGCAacgacatgaaaaaaaactttacttctgttctgtctgtttctgtgtggatcgactgtttttaataattacagATCATTAgaaaagcagaagaagcagaagcagaagaaaacagtaacacagattttaaatgaaatgaattcatATTAATGTTGCGATCATTTCTAAACATTTTCGTCTTCATTAGAATGAGACGCTGAACCAGTCAGTGGCAGACAGCTGAGGACAGTTTGATCTTGTTGTGAGGACAGTTTGATCTTGTTGTGAAGATGGTGACATCAGgagaacaaacacatgtgaacCTTCTGCTCcaggtgtgagagagagtgtttgtCCAGTACCTCCTCGTTCTGGCTGGTCATGATGtaggacacacacaggttggcGAGGACCACAGCGCTGACGTTCAGGATCTACAGAGGAACACAGGGGAacgacatttgaactcagtgatggaggcagcagtagaccagcagctaaaatcactgattttctctgagtggtttacaaacttctgtgagataaagacgcgaaCATGTGACGCAGATGTCGTACGATTCTGAAACCAAAGtgggaaagtgaagtttgattTGTTCACTGTTCTCGTCTGACGTATATATGACGTGGTTTTCCTCTCACTCTAAAGACGTCAAAGAAAAAGACGGATCAAACCAGGAACAGTGTCTTGGACCCGGTGTTGGTTCTGGAATGACTGAAGAAGGTCAGACCAAAGCCCGATCCACatgggaaaacagattttaaaaggCTTTCAATGTAAACAGTAAAGCCATGGAGTTTAAACGATGTGGGTTATTTTCTACTTCTTAAACGTCGTGACATTTAAGTTCATTCTCATTCATAAAATGTGGACACAGACGCCGTGGCCACGAGACCGCGCGTCCCAAAAGAAAGTCAGAGGcatcactgcacacagaagGAATCACAGctgtgcacacacgcacgtgcacacacacacacacgtgcacacacactgctctgtgCTTTTACCGAGGGTTTGCGCTTGCAGGGACACTCCTGAATGTTACACTGCTCCACCTGGACAGAGAGTCACACTGTCAACGTTAGCAGCTCCACCCCCACACACTCTAAACCTCCCGCCCCGCGCGGTCCTCGTCTCAgttagccccgcccccccctccgGAGCACTCACGTTGTCGTAGTGCTTCTTGACGATGGGCTCGTAGAAGCCGATGGCCTCCTTGTACTTGTTCTGCATGAAGAGGACGTGTGCCACGTTCAGCTTCCACGTGTCGTCCTCGTTGCAGACCTCCACCGACTTGCGGAAAATCTTCTCCACCATCTGGAAGTTCTCCCGGTTCCAGTAGATCTTGGCCTGAGCCATCAGGACCACAATGTACCTGGaggtacacacagacacatagatGTGCATGGACAGTTTCGTTGTTgccacattacattacattacattacattacatgtcatttagcagacgcttttatccaaacgacttacaatggaatcaagtacaattagccaggggtggaatcgaacttgcgaccatgatgtctttggtacacaaggtagggtcttaaccactgagccactccaccccgaCCACATGGTCAGAGGTTCTTCACTGAGAGCTGAGATCACTGCACTCAACAAAACACTCGCCAAACCAAATCCTCGTCAGCAGACTTGTCTGAcgggaaaccactcactctcccatactaaagcccacagagaaaatcagtgattttaacatctcacacatgcacgcacgcacacacacacacacacacacacacacacacacacacacacacacacacacacacacacagtgtttgaaatatttcattcagattgacctcagtgacacaaagtgaccacacgaggcagcagaggaccagcagctcctgtgttctcgcagctaaaatcactgatcttctctgtgagagagtgagtgagtttacaaacagtttcctgttggaaaagtgtgtctcacagtgagatgaaacCACATAAATATAAGATGagttataagaatgtgtgtgtgtctcacttcTCCTGCATCA
It contains:
- the lg19h16orf89 gene encoding UPF0764 protein C16orf89 homolog, with amino-acid sequence MMRAARLRAAAAVLLALLAAVRVSRAEMIDEVLSSLSRGATFLEQQHEHINLDGVVGFLMMQAELKEAVRTWPHTDLVSWAQRTTAVELVRRLDQSLNKAVVALQRNDPKYYREFEPLLSWSFWLIPQQWSSTDPSLVYSSTMTTECYDEQLSDKCLTLLLGTWKINGTPCIVTKPCRDTMTRFGCPHYSLSHQLLYFMIGKMRGCTNLLKGDMRASRVNMTERNYEKIFCSNMMKTNEDIIRDGLTQQTVDIFIENILICGLVGFSDFYKADWLQHILRLQDDEVGCFGRDKSIVSQIIGDELLEQLQPHRRVKRREKILQDGCSSHMTAVAVGALGGYLNYYLTEQDITKRPLS